From Vicinamibacterales bacterium, one genomic window encodes:
- a CDS encoding GMC family oxidoreductase yields the protein MATNQATLPYDVCVVGSGAGGGMVAKVLTEAGAEVVMLEAGAPWDTRSDSQMFAWPYDSPRRGAGTERPFGEFDACIGGWELDGEPYTVAAGERFDWFRARMLGGRTNHWGRISLRYGPNDFRRRSLDGLGDDWPISYEELKPYYDSLDRLVGLFGSAEGLPNEPDGIFQPPPRPRCYELLIKQSCDRLGVTCIPSRMSILTQGHNGRSACHYCGQCGRGCRTASNFSSPTVLLPPALATGRLTIITNAMGREVTINRSGLTTGVSYVNTNNGQERHVRARIVVLAASACESARLLLNSKSTLFPDGLANSSGTVGRYLTDSTGTDVAGFIPSLLDGVPHNEDGAGGMHVFMPWWLENANLDFPRGYHIEPWGGRRMPKFGSFSGIERYPSGGGWGQSLKEDYRRYYGAVVGLSGRGEMIPNAHSYCEIDPDTVDRWGIPVLRFSFQWNDHERLQSRHMQQTFRELIDDMGGTSLTPEPNRENEFRLEPGGRIIHEAGVTRMGHSADSSVLNAHCQAHEVKNLFVADGGPFVSQADKNLTWTIMALAMRTGEHIADMRNRGEL from the coding sequence CTTCCCTACGATGTCTGCGTAGTTGGCTCTGGTGCCGGCGGTGGCATGGTGGCCAAGGTGCTCACAGAGGCCGGAGCCGAAGTCGTGATGTTAGAGGCAGGGGCGCCCTGGGACACGAGGTCCGACTCCCAGATGTTTGCGTGGCCGTATGATTCACCTCGACGTGGAGCCGGCACTGAACGACCTTTCGGAGAATTTGACGCTTGCATTGGCGGATGGGAGTTGGACGGCGAGCCATATACCGTAGCGGCTGGCGAGCGCTTCGACTGGTTCCGCGCGCGCATGCTTGGTGGTCGAACAAATCATTGGGGTCGAATCTCACTCCGGTACGGCCCAAACGATTTCCGCCGTCGCAGTCTCGACGGTCTCGGAGACGACTGGCCGATTAGCTACGAGGAACTTAAGCCCTACTACGATTCACTAGACCGTCTCGTAGGACTTTTTGGTTCAGCCGAAGGGCTCCCCAACGAGCCGGACGGAATTTTTCAGCCTCCACCACGGCCACGGTGCTATGAGCTTCTGATCAAGCAGTCGTGTGATCGTCTTGGTGTCACGTGTATTCCTTCGAGGATGTCGATTCTTACGCAAGGCCACAATGGTCGGTCAGCTTGTCATTACTGTGGCCAGTGTGGACGAGGCTGCCGCACGGCTTCAAACTTTTCGTCACCGACCGTACTTTTACCCCCTGCTCTGGCCACTGGCCGGTTGACGATTATAACCAACGCGATGGGACGCGAGGTAACCATCAACCGCAGTGGCCTTACTACCGGCGTTTCATACGTCAACACAAATAATGGGCAGGAGCGCCACGTCCGGGCGCGTATCGTCGTCCTCGCAGCTAGTGCGTGCGAATCTGCACGACTACTCCTAAATTCCAAGTCAACGCTGTTCCCGGACGGCCTGGCGAACTCGAGCGGGACGGTTGGTCGCTATTTAACTGATTCCACCGGAACCGACGTTGCGGGTTTTATTCCCTCGCTCCTAGACGGCGTGCCACATAACGAAGATGGCGCTGGGGGCATGCACGTCTTTATGCCATGGTGGCTTGAGAACGCCAATCTTGATTTTCCGAGGGGTTATCACATCGAACCCTGGGGTGGCCGTCGAATGCCAAAATTTGGGAGTTTTAGCGGCATTGAACGTTATCCCTCCGGAGGTGGATGGGGCCAGAGCCTGAAGGAGGACTACCGCCGCTACTACGGTGCGGTGGTTGGCCTTTCCGGACGCGGGGAAATGATCCCGAACGCTCATAGCTACTGCGAAATCGACCCGGACACTGTTGACCGCTGGGGAATTCCAGTGTTGCGCTTTAGCTTTCAGTGGAACGACCACGAACGCCTCCAGTCTCGCCACATGCAACAAACCTTTCGGGAACTCATTGATGACATGGGTGGGACTTCCCTCACGCCCGAACCTAACAGAGAAAACGAATTTCGTCTTGAGCCAGGCGGCCGAATTATTCATGAAGCTGGGGTAACTCGGATGGGCCATTCCGCTGACTCCTCGGTATTAAACGCGCACTGCCAAGCCCATGAAGTCAAGAATCTCTTCGTCGCTGACGGAGGCCCGTTCGTGTCGCAAGCAGACAAGAATCTCACCTGGACTATCATGGCCCTTGCCATGCGAACCGGAGAGCACATTGCTGACATGCGGAATCGTGGCGAACTCTAG
- a CDS encoding gluconate 2-dehydrogenase subunit 3 family protein: MSKIPRRDALKQLMSAPLAAGLAWTPAEARTARARADAARQEATNSQSTFTLNFLTQHEFATVTTLTEMILPADSRSGGASSAGVPEFIDFMMLDQPDRQRAMRNGLSWLDTECRQRFDQSFVDCSDEERAGLLDDIAWPGRASETLEEGVRFFSNIRDLTATGFWTSREGIDDLQYLGNRYLSNWQGCPPDALAKLGVRYED; encoded by the coding sequence ATGAGTAAAATTCCGAGACGTGACGCTCTCAAGCAACTGATGTCGGCCCCGCTCGCCGCAGGGCTCGCCTGGACTCCTGCTGAAGCCAGAACCGCGCGCGCGCGGGCAGATGCGGCCCGACAAGAAGCCACTAATTCCCAATCTACCTTTACATTGAACTTTCTGACGCAGCATGAATTTGCAACTGTTACCACTTTGACCGAAATGATTCTGCCTGCCGATAGCCGGTCTGGTGGCGCATCCAGCGCAGGGGTTCCAGAATTTATTGATTTTATGATGTTGGACCAGCCCGACCGACAACGCGCGATGCGGAATGGTCTGAGTTGGCTGGATACTGAGTGTCGGCAGCGATTCGACCAATCATTTGTCGACTGTTCGGACGAAGAACGAGCTGGCCTTCTCGATGACATTGCCTGGCCTGGGCGCGCTTCTGAAACCCTCGAGGAAGGCGTGAGGTTCTTCTCGAATATCCGGGACCTCACCGCAACCGGCTTCTGGACGAGTCGAGAGGGAATCGATGATTTGCAATATCTCGGAAATAGATATCTGTCGAACTGGCAAGGATGCCCGCCCGACGCGCTGGCCAAGCTCGGGGTCCGCTACGAAGACTGA
- a CDS encoding sodium:solute symporter family protein produces MEYSQTRWTAVLAIAALYLLLYYLGSRASRRANATGFTGMVLAGRGLPLGIGVITMTATWVGGGYLSGTAEATYSGGLWRAQAPWGYALSLVFGGLCFAPTMRRLGFTTMLDPFERRYGADVSACLYLPALLGELFWTAAILSALGATFEVIAGVPFVIGVVLSAAVAVSYTAQSGLWAVVLTDVAQMVLVFISLSVAVFFAMGNVGGVAVVWHEYVASGTGSPPSSWLPWWDSALLLVCGGIPWHVYFQRVLATESPGIARRLSLWAGALSLTAAVPALAIGLIGRATDWGALGVSEPDSALILPMVLHHLTPSVVAILGLGGLAAAVMSSVDSSILSASSMATWNIYRPLAGSTATPEALRRVIRWTIIIVGCGATMIALNVQSVYALWFLSSDFVYCILFPQLVCVLYDPRANRFGVLLGFCVSLSLRLGAGEPLLGIPGVLPYTAEEVTSGVTVFPFRTFAMLAGLVTISAVSRLTGAKWPPKQFN; encoded by the coding sequence GTGGAATATTCCCAAACTAGATGGACCGCGGTCTTAGCAATCGCGGCGCTCTACCTCCTTCTGTATTACCTTGGCTCACGGGCCTCTCGGCGCGCCAACGCCACCGGTTTCACCGGCATGGTCTTAGCAGGCCGTGGGCTTCCTCTTGGGATTGGGGTAATCACTATGACAGCCACCTGGGTGGGCGGTGGTTACCTCAGTGGCACGGCCGAAGCTACCTACAGTGGTGGTCTATGGCGGGCACAGGCTCCTTGGGGCTATGCCCTGAGCCTTGTGTTTGGCGGCCTCTGTTTTGCGCCGACCATGCGCCGGCTCGGTTTTACAACAATGCTGGACCCCTTCGAGCGGCGCTATGGTGCCGATGTGTCGGCCTGCCTGTATCTCCCAGCTCTCCTTGGCGAGTTGTTCTGGACAGCGGCGATACTTTCAGCCCTCGGCGCTACCTTCGAGGTTATCGCTGGGGTTCCGTTTGTCATTGGGGTGGTCTTGTCGGCAGCTGTTGCGGTGTCTTACACGGCCCAAAGCGGTCTGTGGGCAGTGGTCCTTACCGATGTCGCGCAGATGGTATTGGTATTTATTAGCTTATCGGTAGCGGTATTCTTCGCTATGGGGAACGTCGGGGGAGTCGCGGTCGTTTGGCACGAGTATGTTGCAAGTGGAACAGGTTCGCCGCCATCGTCGTGGTTGCCATGGTGGGACTCGGCGCTACTTCTTGTCTGCGGTGGTATTCCTTGGCACGTCTATTTCCAGCGGGTGCTTGCTACGGAAAGCCCAGGAATTGCACGGCGCCTCTCACTATGGGCTGGCGCGTTAAGCCTAACGGCGGCCGTTCCAGCTCTGGCCATCGGTTTAATCGGTAGAGCCACTGACTGGGGAGCCTTGGGCGTTTCGGAACCAGACTCTGCACTAATACTTCCGATGGTGTTACACCACTTAACGCCTTCGGTGGTGGCGATTCTTGGACTTGGAGGACTCGCCGCCGCAGTAATGTCATCGGTGGATTCATCCATCTTGTCAGCGTCGTCGATGGCCACTTGGAATATCTACCGACCACTGGCGGGTTCAACAGCAACTCCAGAAGCACTCCGACGGGTGATACGATGGACGATTATCATTGTGGGTTGCGGGGCAACGATGATCGCACTCAATGTGCAGAGTGTTTATGCCTTATGGTTCTTGTCCAGCGATTTCGTTTACTGCATTCTCTTTCCTCAGTTAGTTTGCGTTCTTTATGACCCCCGAGCGAATCGCTTCGGAGTGCTATTGGGGTTCTGCGTTTCTCTTTCACTCCGATTGGGTGCGGGTGAGCCGCTACTCGGCATTCCAGGAGTTTTGCCGTATACAGCCGAGGAGGTGACTAGCGGGGTGACGGTTTTTCCGTTTCGCACCTTCGCAATGCTCGCTGGGCTGGTTACAATTTCAGCCGTGTCTCGTCTAACAGGAGCCAAATGGCCCCCGAAGCAGTTTAACTAG
- a CDS encoding nucleoside permease — protein sequence MPIGIRAKLFVMMFLQYFVWGAWYVTMGTYLAEGLEFQGQQIGLAYGTTGVAAMISPFFVGMVADRYFSTERILSVLHLCGGFALFAVSTIQTFGLFYVVLLGYTLLYMPTLALTNSLSFHQMRDPGKEFPAVRVLGTIGWIIAGLTVGFLRLESTAVPMQIAAGGSIGLGLFCLMLPHTPPKRVATRIRARDVLGLDALKLFKDRSFAVFVLGSFLVSIPLQFYYAFANPFLNEIGFENAAGKMTLGQMSEIGFMLIMPWFFVRLGVKRMLLLGMLAWVVRYALFALGDTGPLVWMLYLGILLHGICYDFFFVTGQIYVDRKAPLHLRAAAQGLIAFVTLGVGMLIGSWFSGVVVENFSLTSNQHDWASIWLVPAVGAVGVLILFAFLFRQEDGKSAAVGDGIEPAAAG from the coding sequence ATGCCGATTGGAATTCGCGCGAAACTCTTCGTGATGATGTTCCTCCAATATTTTGTCTGGGGGGCGTGGTACGTCACGATGGGCACCTACCTAGCGGAAGGTCTCGAGTTTCAGGGGCAGCAGATTGGTCTAGCCTACGGAACAACAGGTGTGGCGGCGATGATTTCGCCATTTTTCGTTGGGATGGTCGCCGACCGCTACTTTTCTACGGAAAGAATCCTCAGCGTCCTACATCTTTGCGGCGGGTTTGCGCTCTTTGCGGTTTCGACGATTCAGACGTTCGGATTATTCTACGTCGTTCTACTCGGCTACACGTTGCTCTATATGCCAACCTTGGCACTGACCAACTCCTTGTCTTTTCATCAGATGCGGGATCCCGGCAAGGAGTTTCCAGCGGTTCGAGTCCTCGGAACGATAGGATGGATTATTGCTGGGCTCACCGTTGGATTTCTACGATTAGAAAGCACCGCTGTGCCAATGCAGATTGCGGCTGGAGGTTCAATCGGCTTAGGCCTATTTTGCTTGATGTTGCCGCATACGCCACCGAAGCGGGTGGCCACACGGATTAGAGCGCGAGATGTGTTAGGGCTCGACGCCCTGAAGCTTTTCAAGGATCGGTCATTTGCAGTGTTTGTGCTCGGGTCCTTTCTCGTTTCCATTCCCTTGCAGTTTTATTATGCGTTTGCCAATCCGTTTCTAAATGAAATTGGTTTTGAAAATGCGGCCGGCAAGATGACTCTTGGGCAAATGTCGGAAATTGGTTTTATGCTAATCATGCCCTGGTTCTTTGTACGACTGGGCGTGAAGCGAATGTTGTTACTAGGGATGCTCGCCTGGGTAGTGCGGTATGCGCTATTCGCCCTTGGGGACACTGGGCCGTTGGTGTGGATGCTTTATCTCGGCATCCTTCTCCACGGAATTTGTTATGACTTCTTTTTCGTCACCGGACAGATTTATGTTGACCGCAAGGCTCCTTTACATTTGCGCGCTGCAGCGCAGGGATTAATTGCGTTTGTCACCCTTGGAGTTGGGATGCTGATTGGTTCCTGGTTCTCCGGGGTAGTGGTGGAAAACTTCAGCTTGACGAGCAACCAGCACGACTGGGCCAGTATTTGGCTCGTCCCAGCCGTTGGCGCCGTCGGTGTGCTCATCCTTTTTGCATTCCTGTTTAGGCAGGAGGATGGCAAGAGCGCAGCAGTTGGAGATGGCATAGAACCCGCTGCTGCCGGGTAA
- a CDS encoding DUF1080 domain-containing protein: protein MQLLMVVIGLVSGLLLGAEAQAEQISHNTLTSAEKADGWELLFDGQALDGWRNYGQEGEVEGWGAVDGLLSRVGEGGDIITDAVFENFDLRLDWKIETGGNSGIFFRVREGAGAVWHTAPEMQVLDDAAHPDGQETKTSAGSDYGLFGRSRDTVDGAEKWNAIRILADGGHLDYGQVTKTSDGPDEGTYGESVNLVNPVGDWNTVRILVEGSHVEYWLNGVLIVEYELWSEEWERRVQESKFGVYPEFGQARQGHFALQNHGDPVFYRNIKVRRLPR from the coding sequence ATGCAGCTACTAATGGTGGTCATTGGGCTCGTGAGCGGGCTCTTGTTGGGAGCAGAAGCTCAAGCAGAACAGATATCGCATAACACGTTAACCTCAGCCGAGAAAGCTGATGGCTGGGAGTTGCTCTTCGATGGTCAAGCGCTTGATGGCTGGCGTAATTATGGCCAGGAGGGCGAGGTTGAAGGGTGGGGAGCAGTTGACGGGCTACTGTCTCGCGTCGGTGAGGGCGGCGACATCATTACCGATGCGGTTTTTGAGAATTTCGACCTACGCCTTGACTGGAAGATTGAAACTGGAGGGAATAGCGGCATTTTTTTCCGTGTTCGGGAAGGCGCTGGGGCCGTATGGCACACTGCGCCGGAGATGCAAGTGCTCGATGATGCCGCCCACCCCGATGGACAGGAGACTAAGACCTCCGCTGGAAGCGACTACGGTCTTTTCGGTCGTTCGAGAGACACCGTCGACGGGGCTGAAAAATGGAACGCTATTCGGATTCTGGCGGACGGCGGTCATCTGGATTACGGGCAGGTAACTAAGACATCGGATGGTCCTGACGAGGGTACGTATGGCGAGTCGGTGAATCTCGTTAATCCCGTTGGTGATTGGAACACTGTTCGCATTCTGGTCGAAGGTAGTCATGTTGAATATTGGCTGAACGGTGTCCTGATTGTTGAGTACGAACTATGGAGCGAAGAGTGGGAACGTCGGGTTCAGGAAAGTAAGTTTGGGGTATATCCTGAGTTCGGGCAAGCTCGGCAAGGTCATTTTGCTCTTCAGAATCATGGCGACCCAGTGTTTTATCGCAACATAAAGGTTCGGCGGCTGCCCAGGTAG
- a CDS encoding ThuA domain-containing protein, producing MTNYSRWMSVPLLVAVVGVAAVRAQSPPRVLYLAHSAAFEHGVLPVAEEVMLELEREADTFDVTVLKAAEEISAERLRDFDAVMFFTTGELPMNEVQQSALAAFIRDGGGFIGVHSASDTFYEWPEYGEMLGGYFDGHPWHQEVTITVEDQQHSATQHLGTSMRLYDEIYQFRNWSREDVTVLLSLETDSVDMGADGINRSDGDFAVAWTRQHGAGRVFYTALGHEPDVWRDIRFRKHLVAGIRWAAGVVD from the coding sequence ATGACGAATTACTCGAGATGGATGTCTGTTCCACTGTTGGTGGCCGTGGTCGGCGTGGCTGCGGTTAGAGCACAGTCGCCTCCACGCGTTCTCTATCTAGCCCATTCGGCAGCGTTCGAACACGGGGTGCTACCTGTTGCCGAGGAAGTCATGCTTGAGTTGGAGAGGGAGGCCGACACCTTCGATGTGACAGTGCTTAAAGCGGCTGAGGAAATTTCCGCTGAGCGTTTGCGGGACTTTGATGCCGTCATGTTTTTTACAACGGGTGAACTCCCTATGAACGAAGTCCAGCAATCGGCGCTCGCAGCATTTATTCGAGATGGCGGAGGATTTATTGGTGTTCACAGCGCCTCGGACACTTTCTATGAGTGGCCGGAGTACGGAGAGATGTTGGGTGGATATTTTGACGGTCATCCGTGGCATCAAGAGGTGACTATAACAGTCGAAGACCAGCAACATTCCGCGACGCAGCATCTAGGCACCTCGATGCGTTTATATGATGAGATCTATCAGTTTCGTAACTGGTCCCGCGAAGACGTGACTGTTCTTCTTAGCCTAGAAACGGATTCCGTTGACATGGGTGCTGATGGCATCAATCGGAGCGATGGGGACTTTGCTGTAGCTTGGACCCGTCAACATGGAGCCGGCCGCGTCTTCTACACCGCGCTGGGGCATGAGCCTGATGTATGGCGAGATATCCGATTCAGAAAACACCTGGTTGCCGGGATCCGATGGGCGGCAGGGGTTGTGGATTAG